Proteins found in one Strigops habroptila isolate Jane chromosome W, bStrHab1.2.pri, whole genome shotgun sequence genomic segment:
- the LOC115619293 gene encoding uncharacterized protein LOC115619293, giving the protein MVWQEQYFTDYFKAELLKIRSRDAYQYQSEEDKKNAGASTIIGTYPGLERREGKWDEIPYVELFFMLRNNDEWRKACGIMVVSAKSSEQCKGCVGEKKCLGCMAANNVLQHQRNDDDSDLLIAPPTPLNPPALRSREVRDDSDDESLEVDKGCECRKERECPFTPVSHRTRLRDMQGKEARIQTPSALLAPLRQGVGAEGPVYVKVPFSPGDLVLWKQSAGAYRENPSKVARVVKMILKTQNPDWDDIQVLLDTLMDSTEKEMVLRTARERVREDIRQGIVTGTVDQNFPMEDPMWDYNTAVGMRQLKRYHDWIVVGVQNAMPKTINWSKLYNVRQEKTESPSVFLERLKEVARKYMDLDVETEQAKAQLALIFLGQSQDDIRKKLQKLEGAELRDLDRLLETAWKVYNNRERDGTQRQQRHLLAMMQSRGQGTPESEKGEPLVKIRLGEEEVQFLIDTGATYSVLNDLYGKIGDKTTTVVGATGREEVRPFMRPLELRFGGKELMHEFLYMPDCPVSLLGRDLLSKLNAKIVFENGELIMQVPESQSGQILVLKDNLRARIPREVEEAVIPTVWETEIPGKSKMAQPVVVELKEGARPVRIKQYPIKLEARYGIVKTIEKFLKFGILEECESEYNTPIFPVKKQNGEYRLVQDLRAINEITKDIYPVVANPYTLLTSVKEKYKWFTVIDLKDAFFCIPLDKSSRKLFAFEWENPHNGRKTQLTWTRLPQGFKNSPTLFGNQLAKELELWVTQKKIQVPTTQYLLLQYVDDIFIATEQESLCIRVTIEILNQLGLNGYKVSKEKAQIACTTVMYLGCEISQGQRKLGIDHVKAICAIPEPRNLHELRTFLGMAGWCRLWISDYGLIAKPLYEAQKSQTFIWEGPQREAFKKLKEALIKAPALGLPDLTKDFQLFVHERQRLALGVLTQRLGSWKRPVGYFSKQLDPVSAGWPSCLRAVAATVTLIQEARKLTLGKHIDVYVPHMVMTVLEQKGGYWLSPSRMMKYQAVLTEQDDVTLKTTNLLNPAAFLGTNTEDGILEHDCVETIEYTHATRADLKDAPLEQPDQELFTDGSSFVESGVRYAGYAVTTQNTLIEAKALSPGTSAQRAEIIALTRALELSKGKRVNIWTDSKYAFEQVAIMHCKAHQGENSKVAEGNTFADRMARRIARQVQTAMALVPTKVSPLQNYMNQKPRYSEEDIKLAELVKAQLNSEGWYITTTGQVVVPPAIMRTILQTEHQKCHWGAEALVTYLKRGMISTQMLTMAKSIGSKCEICLRNNPAVKRRVEMGHIRVGIEPGDYWQIDFVELPKTQGYRYLLVGVDTFSGWPEASPCRTNQAKETVKWLLKEIIPRFGVPLGISSDRGPHFTATIVQEVSKLLGISWNLHTPWRPQSSGQVEKMNQTIKRQISKICQEAKIKWPQALPIALLRIRIKPRSGMTVSPYEILFGKPYEAPQPNPQVHIKGGQDVHNYVLSLSRTLIRLRSALIWNRPLSLETPVHEIEPGDQVYVRDWSEEPLKERWNGPYLVLLTTFTAVKVEGIDSWIHYTRVKKVPKHWESEVLGPTKLRLKCR; this is encoded by the exons ATGGTCTGGCAGGAACAGTACTTTACAGATTACTTTAAAGCAGAACTTTTAAAGATAAGAAGCAGAGatgcataccagtaccagtcagAGGAAGATAAGAAGAATGCTGGTGCAAGCACCATCATTGGAACCTACCCAGGACTCGAAAG acgggaaggaaaatgggacgAGATCCCATATGTGGAATTGTTCTTTATGCTAAGAAACaatgatgaatggagaaaggcatgtggaataatggttgttagtGCAAAATCGAGTGAACAATGCAAAGGttgtgtgggtgagaagaaatgtctgGGATGCATGGCTGCGAATAATGTTTTGCAACACCAGAGGAATGATGATGATTCTGATCTGTTGATAGCCCCACCAACTCCGTTAAACCCACCTGCTTTACGAAGCAGGGAAGTaagggatgacagtgatgatgaAAGTCTAGAGGTAGATAAAggatgtgaatgtagaaaagaacggGAGTGTCCCTTCACCCCTGTTTCACATCGGACCCGACTGCGGGATATGCAGGGTAAAGAGGCGAGGATTCAAACACCTAGTGCATTGTTGGCGCCGCTCCGTCAGGGAGTAGGAGCAGAGGGACCTGTGTATgttaaagttcctttttctccgggagatttggtgctttggaaacaatctgCAGGGGCTTATCGAGAAAATCCAAGTAAAGTGGCTAGAGTGGTAAAAATGATCCTGAAAACCCAAAATCCTGACTGGGATGATATACAAGTATTACTAGACACCCTGATGGATTCCACAGAGAAGGAGATGGTGTTAAGGACAGCGCGAGAACGAGTTAGGGAGGATATTAGACAGGGTATCGTCACCGGGACGGTAGATCAGAATTTCCCTATGGAAGATCCTATGTGGGATTATAATACTGCGGTAGGGATGAGACAACTGAAGAGATACCACGATTGGATAGTGGTTGGGGTGCAGAATGCTATGCCAAAAACAATAAATTGGTCAAAATTATATAATGTTAGACAGGAAAAGACAGAATCTCCATCTGTGTTTTTGGAGCGacttaaagaagtggccaggaaataTATGGACCTTGATGTGGAAACGGAACAGGCTAAGGCTCAGTTGGCCCTAATTTTCTTAGGACAGTCTCAGgatgatatcaggaagaagttgcaAAAACTAGAAGGTGCTGAATTGCGTGACTTGGATAGGttgctggaaacagcttggaaagtgtATAATAATCGGGAAAGAGACGGTACTCAGAGGCAGCAGCGGCATCTATTGGCTATGATGCAAAGCAGAGGACAAGGCACCCCTG AATCGGAAAAGGGTGAACCACTAGTGAAAATAAggctgggagaagaggaggtACAATTTTTGATCGACACTGGtgcaacttattctgtgttaaatgattTGTATGGGAAGATAGGGGATAAGACTACCACCGTAGtaggggccacagggagagaggaggtgcgGCCGTTCATGCGACCCCTGGAATTacggtttgggggaaaggaattgatgcatgagtttctatacatgccagactgtcctgtttccctgttAGGACGAGATCTATTATCCAAATTAAATGCTAAGattgtttttgaaaatggggaattGATCATGCAGGTACCGGAATCACAATCCGGGCAAATATTAGTGTTAAAGGACAATCTAAGGGCTCGAATACCTAgggaagtagaggaagcagtgattcccacagtttgggaaacGGAAATTCCGGGAAAATCGAAAATGGCTCAACCAGTAgtagtggaattgaaagaaggggcGAGACCAGTacggataaaacaatatcccataaaattgGAGGCCCGATATGGGATAGTTAAAACGATTGAAAAATTTTTgaaatttggaattttagaagaatgtgaatcagaGTACAAtacaccaatttttccagtaaagaaacagaatggtGAATACAGGTTAGTACAGGATCTGAgagcaataaatgaaataacaaaagataTCTATCcggtagtggctaatccatatacattgttgacatctgtaaaggagaaatataaatggttcaCAGTAATtgatttgaaagatgctttcttctgcattccccttgACAAAAGCAGTAGGAAACTCTTTGCTTTCGAATGGGAAAACCCACACAATGGACGTAAGACCCAGTTAACCTGGACGAGACTtccacaaggattcaagaatagccCGACACTTTTTGGAAACCAGCTGGCAaaagaattggaactctgggtaactcaaaagaaaattcaggtaCCAACGACACAATATCTCTTattgcaatatgtagatgatATATTTATTgcaactgaacaagaatcactgtgcATACGAGTCACAATAGAGATCCTGAATCAATTAGGGTTAAATGGGTACAAAGTTTCGAAGGAAAAGGCCCAGATTGCCTGTactactgtaatgtatttgggTTGTGAAATTTCCCAGGGACAACGGAAGTTGGGAATTGATCATGTGAAGGCGATTTGTGCTATTCCAGAGCCTCGGAATTTACACGAGctgagaacattccttggaatggcAGGTTGGTGCAGGTTATGGATATCAGACTACGGACtgatagctaaacctttatatgaAGCACAGAAATCCCAAACTTTCATTTGGGAAGGGCCTCAAagggaagcttttaaaaagctaaaagaagcGTTAATAAAGGCACCCGCCCTGGGACTACCAGATTTAACCAAGGActttcagctgtttgtgcatGAGAGACAGAGGCTGGCATTGGGAGTCCTGacgcagagactgggaagctggaagcgaccagtgggatacttctccaaacagctggatccggtaagtgctggatggccatCGTGCCTACGAGCAGTTgcagcaacagtgacattaatacaagaagcaagaaaattgactttaggaaaacatattgatgtgtatgtgccacacatggtaatgactgttttagaacaaaaagggggatACTGGCTATCCCCAAGtcggatgatgaaataccaggcgGTATTAACTGAACAGGATGATGTGACCCTAAAGACTACTAACTTGTTgaacccagcagcttttctaggtacaaaCACAGAGGACGGTATACTAGAGCATGACTGTGTGGAGACGATTGAATACACACATGCGACGAGGGCCGATTTGAAGGATGCCCCACTTGAACAACCTGatcaggaactttttactgaCGGGagcagttttgtggaaagtGGAGTCCGATATGCCGGATATGCAGTAACCACACAAAACACCttaatagaagcaaaagctctgTCCCCAGGGACCTCAGCACAACGAGCAGAGATAATAGCTCTAACCAGGgctttagaactgagcaaaggaaaacGGGTAAATATATGGACAGATTCGAAATATGCATTCG AACAAGTGgctatcatgcactgtaaagcacatcaagGAGAAAATTCTAAGGTAgccgaaggaaatacatttgctgATCGAATGGCTAGACGAATTGCACGACAGGTACAAACTGCCATGGCTCTGGTACCAACAAaggtaagcccattacagaattatatgaaccAAAAACCAAGATATTCAGAAGAAGATATTAAATTGGCTGAATTAGTAAAAGCTCAATTGAACTCGGAAGGATGGTACATAACCACTACCGGACAAGTGGTGGTACCACCTGCCATAATGCGGACAATTTTACAAACcgaacatcaaaaatgtcattggggAGCAGAGGcattggtaacatatttaaaacgaggAATGATCTCCACACAGATGctaacaatggcaaaatccataggatcCAAATGTGAAATTTGCTTGAGAAACAATCCAGCAGTCAAAAGGAGAGTAGAAATGGGACATATCAGAGTAGGTATAGAACCGGGGGACTATTGGCAGattgattttgtggaattacctAAGACACAGGGATATCGATACTTGTTAGTAGGGgttgacactttttctggatggccagaagcctctccctgtcgcACCAATCAggctaaggaaacagtgaaatggttgttgaaagagATTATCCCTAGATTCGGAGTCCCGTTGGGTATATCATCAGATAGAGGACCACATTTTACAGCTACCATAGTTCAGGAAGTTAGTAAATTGTTAGGAATATCTTGGAATCTTCATACCCCATGGAGGCCACAGTCCAGTGGACAGGTGGAAAAGATGAATCAAACAATTAAAAGACAGATAAGCAAAATATGCCAGGAGGCCAAAATAAAGTGGCCACAGGCATTACCAATAGCCCTTTTGAGGATCAGGATTAAGCCAAGGAGTGGGATGACAGTAAGCCCATATGAGATCCTATTTGGAAAGCCATATGAGGCTCCCCAACCAAACCCACAGGTACATATCAAAGGAGGGCAAGATGTACATAATTACGTGTTATCTCTCAGTAGAACTTTGATCCGGTTGCGTAGTGCCCTGATCTGGAACCGACCGCTCTCGTTGGAGACTCCAGTGCACGAGATCGAGCCAGGGGACCAGGTCTATGTTCGAGATTGGAGTGAAGAACCACTTAAAGAACGGTGGAATGGACCGTACCTGGTGCTGCTAACTACCTTCACTGCTGTAAAAGTGGAAGGAATCGACTCCTGGATCCACTACACTAGAGTGAAGAAAGTCCCAAAGCATTGGGAATCAGAAGTCTTAGGACCCACGAAGCTGAGACTGAAATGCAGATAA